The DNA segment GGGCCGCGAGGGCGGGCCGGACGCGGTCGTCGAGGGCCTCCTCGCCTTCGCCGCCGACCTGCGCGCGCACGGCGCCGAGCACCTCGGCGCCCCCGCGCTCGCGGCCGGCGTCGCCGTCCCCGGCACCGTCGACGAGGCGACCGGCACCGCCCTGTACTCGGCCAACCTCGGCTGGCGCGACGTACCGCTGCGCGCGCTGCTCGCCGAGCGGCTCGGCATGCCCGTCGCCCTCGGCCACGACGTGCGCACCGGCGGCCTCGCCGAGGGCCGCGCCGGGGCCGGCCGGGGCGCGGACCGCTTCCTGTTCGTCGCGCTCGGCACCGGCATCGCCGGGGCGATCGGGCTGGCCGGCGGGGTCGAGGCGGGCGCCAACGGCTTCGCCGGGGAGATCGGCCACATCGTCGTACGCCCCGGCGGCCGCCCCTGCCCCTGCGGCCAGACCGGCTGCCTGGAGCGGTACGCCTCCGCCGCCGCCGTCGGCACCGCGTGGGCACGGCTGAGCGGGCGCCCGGACGCCGACGCCGCCGACTGCGCGCGGGCCGTCGCCGCCGGGGACCCGGACGCGGCCCGCGTCTGGACCGAGGCGGTCGACGCGCTCGCCGACGGCCTCGTCACCGCGCTCACCCTGCTCGACCCCGGCACACTGATCGTCGGCGGCGGGCTCGCCGAGGCCGGTGACGTGCTGTTCCGGCCGCTCGGGGCCGCCATCGAGCGGCGGCTCACCTTCCAGGCCGCGCCCGTCCTGCTCCCGGCCGCGCTCGGCGACGGCGCCGGCTGCCTGGGCGCGGCGCTGCTCGCCCAGGACCTGCTCCAGCACATCCCCCAGACCACGGAGGTACGCACCTGATGGCCGACAACAGCGCACGCCCGCTGGTGCTCACCGGCGGCACCGTGGTGCTGCCCACCGGCGAGGTGCCCGGCGGGCAGGTCGCCGTCGACGGCCGCCGGATCGCGGAGCGCGCGCCCGAGGGCGCCGACGTGCTCGACGTGACCGGGCACTGGGTGGTCCCCGGCTTCGTGGACCTGCACAACCACGGCGGCGGCGGAGCGGCCTTCTCCGGCGGCGCCGAGGCCGCGCTCACCGCCGTCCGTACGCACCGCGAGCACGGCACCACCACGCTGGTCGCCTCCACCGTCACCGACGACCTGGACGTCCTGGCCCGCCAGGCCGGAATCCTGGCCGAGCTGGCCGAGCAGGGCGACATCGCGGGCGTCCACTTCGAGGGCCCGTTCATCTCCCCGTGCCGCAAGGGCGCGCACTCCGAGGCGCTGCTGCGCGACCCGGACCCGGCCGAGGTCCGCAAGCTGGTCGACGCGGCGCGCGGCCACGCGAAGATGGTCACCCTCGCCACCGAACTGCCGGGCGGCCTGGACTCCGTACGCCTCCTCGCCGAGCACGGTGTGATCGCGGCCGTCGGGCACACCGACGCGAGCTACGAGCAGACGGTCGCCGCGATCGACGCGGGCGCCACCGTCGCCACCCACCTCTTCAACGCGATGCCCCCCATCGGCCACCGCGACCCCGGCCCGATCACCGCGCTGCTGGAGGACGGCCGGGTCACCGTCGAGCTGATCAACGACGGCACCCATCTGCACCCGGCCGCACTGCAGTTGGCCTTCCACCACGCGGGCGCCGGGCGGGTCGCCTTCATCACCGACGCGATGGACGCGGCGGGCTCCGCCGACGGCCGCTATCTGCTCGGCCCGCTGGAGGTCGAGGTCCAGGGCGGCGTGGCCCGGCTGGTGGAGGGCGGCTCGATCGCGGGCTCCACGCTGACCCTGGACCGCGCCTTCCGGCGGGCGGTCACCGTGGACGGGCTCCCGGTCGCGGACGTGGTCCGGGCGCTGTCGGCCAACCCGGCCCGGCTGCTCGGCATGGCGGACCGGGTGGGCTCGCTGGAGCCCGGCAAGGACGCCGACCTCGTGCTGCTGGACGCCGACTTCGCGCTCAAGGGCGTCATGCGCCGGGGCGAATGGGTGATCACGCCCCAACTGCCCTGATCCGTACCCGGCTTCGAAAGACGGCGTCCGTCCCTCAACTGGGCCGGACGCCGTCTCTTTGGCATGATCGGGGCCCCGGAAGCCGAGGTGTACGGACCATCGAGGGAGGTCGGACCGGGTGATCCTGACGGTCACGCTGAACACCGCTCTCGACATCACGTACCGCGTGCCGTCGCTGCGCCCGCACGCCGAGCACCGGGTGTCGGAGGTCGTGGAGCGGCCCGGCGGCAAGGGTGTCAACGTGGCCCGGGTGCTGGCCGCGCTCGGGTACGCGGTGACGGTCACCGGGTTCGCGGGCGGCCCGACCGGCCAGGTGCTGCGCGAGCGGCTCGCGGAGACGCCGGGGATCACGGACGCGCTGGTGCCGGTCGCCGGACCGACCCGCCGCACGATCGCCGTGGTGGACCAACTCGTCGGCGACACGACCCAGTTGAACGAGCCCGGCCCGCACATCGGCCCCGCCGAGTGGGCCGCCTTCCTGCGCGCCTACGACACCCTCCTCGCGGACGCCTCGGCGGTCGCCCTCTGCGGCAGCCTGCCGCCGGGCGTGCCGGTGGGCGCGTACGCGGGGCTGATACGGGTGGCCAGGACGGCCGGGGTGCCGGTGCTGCTGGACACGGGCGGGGAACCGCTGCGGCGCGGGATCGCGGCCCGGCCCGACATCGTCAAGCCCAACGCGGCGGAACTGGCCGAGCTCACCGGCTCCCACGAGCCGGCCCGCGCCACCCGCGACGCCCGCCGCCGGGGTGCCCAGGCCGTGGTCGCCTCCCTGGGCGCGGAAGGACTGCTGGCCGCGACCCCGGAGGGCCACTGGCGCGCCGCGCCGCCCGCCCGGCTGCGCGGCAACCCGACCGGCGCGGGCGACGCGGCGGTGGCGGGTCTGCTGTCCGGCCTGGTGGACGGCCTGACCTGGCCCGACCGTCTCACCCGCGCCACCGCCCTGTCGGCGGCGGCCGTACTGGCGCCCACGGCCGGGGAGTTCGACCCGGCGGACTACGCACGCCTGCTGGCGGCGGCCACGGTGACGGACGAGGAGTCGGCGGCGTGAAAGCCCCTCCGGGCTAGCCGCGCCAGCCCTTCTCCAGCCAGAACTGGTCCAGGTTGACGTCGCACTGGTTGCCGCTGCCGCAGGAGATGCTGATGGTGTTCGAGCCCTTCTGGAGCTGGAGGTTGGCCCAGGTGTGGGTCCAGCCGCGCTCCCAGTCGCCCTCGGGGGCGTGGGCGAAGTTCGACATGTTCAGCGGGCGGTTCTGCGAGGTGCCGTTGATCGTCAGCGTGGTGTTGGCGTCCTTGCCGGGCACGCCGTAGTTGACGTTCAGCGTGTACTTGCCGGGCTTCGGCACGTCCACCGTCCAGGTCACCGACGCGCCGGGCTGGTTCAGGCCGCCCACGTAGGAGCCGCCCGCCGACTTCGCGCCCTTGACGTCGGAGGCCGGGGCGGCGCCGCCCGCGAGCTGTACCGCGTCGTCGACCGCGTCGGCCTTCGGCAGCTCGCCGGCCTCGCCGGTGCTGGTCGCCTTCGGGCTCGGCGGGGCCTCCTGCGACTGGGTCGGGGACGCGTCCGCCTGGTTGCCGTTCTTGTCGTCGGAGTCGCCGTTGAGCATCGCGATGCTGATGCCGATGACGACCGCGGCGACCACCGCGATGGCGCCGATCAGCAGACCCTTGGTGTTCGGCCCGCGCCGCCCGCCGCCACCGCCGCCGCCGTGCGACGACTGCCGGGGGGCGGGAGCGCCGCCGGGCATCGTCTCCGGGGCCTGGTAGTGGGCCGCCGTCGTCTGCCCGTAGCCACCCTGCTGCTGCGGGGCGGTCTGCTGCGGCTGGCCGTACCGGCGCTCACCGACCGGGCGCACCCTGTTGACCGCGTTGGGGTAGCCGTAACCGCCGGACGGCGGCTGGGCCCCCCGGGCCTGGCCGTCGGCGTACAGGTAGCCGAACGGGTCGTCTTCCTCGGGCTTGCTCGCGCCGTTGTCGCCGGGCGTCATCCCTGGGTACTCCTCAACAAGTGCGGGCGGGCGGGGTACGGGGTTGGAATGGCGAGCCTACCCTCCCGCACACCCCGATTCGCTCGGACAGGGGACCCCCGAACGGGCGCCCGAAGCGCGGAGCCCAGCACTGTCAGCGCACTGACCTGCGTTTCACCCGGCACGCCGATGCTGTTTGGGACGAGATCGTTTCTCAACGTACATCCGCTCGTCGGCGGACTTCAGGACTTCGTCGGCCGTCATCCCGCAGTGCGCCCAGCCGATGCCGAAGCTGGCGCCCACCCGGACCGCCCGCCCCTCGGCGCGGATCGGCTGGATGATCTCGTTGCGCAGCCGCACCGCGAGGTCGGCGGCGTCGGCCTGGCCGAGGCCGTCGGCGAGGATCACGAACTCGTCGCCGCCGAGCCGGGCCACGGTGTCGCCGTCCCGCAGGCCCGCGCTGAGCCGCCGGGCCACCTCGATGAGGACCGCGTCACCCGCGTTGTGCCCGAAGCGGTCGTTGATCGACTTGAAGCCGTCGAGGTCGCAGAAGAGGACCGCGAGCCCCTTGGTGCCGTCGTCCGGGCCCTGCTCGGGGGCGACGGTGTGCACATGGTGGTCGAAGGCGTCGTACGCCTCCGCGCCCGGCGCGAAGTCGAAGCCATGGGCGTCGCCGGCGCCGGCCGGGTGGCCGTAGGCGGCGTCCAGGGAGTCCAGCGCGTCGAGGTGGGCCGGGCGGCGGCACAGCCGGGCGGCGAGCCGGGAGCGCAGCTCGGCGGAGTTGGGCAGCCCGGTCAGGGAGTCGTGGGAGGCGCGGTGGGCGAGCTGGAGCTCGCGGCGCTTGCGCTCCTCTATGTCCTCGACGTGGGTGAGCAGGAAGCGCGGGCCGTCGGCCGCGTCGGCGACCACCGAGTTGCGCAGCGACACCCACACATAGCTGCCGTCGCGCCGGGCGAGCCGCAGCTCGGCCCGGCCGCCCTCGGCGGAGGTGCGCAGCAGGGTGCCGATGTCCTCGGGGTGGACGAGGTCGGAGAAGGCGTAGCGGCGCATCGCGGAGGCGGGCCGGCCGAGGAGGCGGCACAGGGCGTCGTTGGTGCGCAGGATGCGGCCGTGCTGGTCGCCGCCCATCTCGGCGATGGCCATGCCGGAGGGGGCGTATTCGAACGCCTGGCGGAAGGATTCCTCACTGGCGCGCAGGGCCTGCTGGTCGCGCTCCAGGCGGACCAGGGCGCGCTGCATGTTGGCGCGCAGGTGGGCGTTGCTGATGGCGATGGCGGCCTGGAAGGCGTACATCTGCAGGGCCTCGCGGCCCCAGGCGCCGGGGCGGCGGCCGGTGAGGGGGCGGTCGACGGATATGACGCCGAGCAGTCCGCCGCGGGCGCCGCCCTGGGCGCCGGGGGCGTACATCGGGGCGAAGAGGCGGTCACCGGGGTGCCACTCGTCGGGGACCCGGGGGGCGGGGCCGTCGGTGTACCACTGGGGGACGTCGTCGTCGTCCAGGACCCAGCCCTCGGTGTGCGGTATGAACACCAGGTCGCCCCAGAGTTCGCCCATGCCCAGCCGGCGGTCCCAGGACTCGCGGGAGCCGGTGCGGCCGGTGATGAGGGCCTCGGCGGCGGAGTTGCCAGAGACGGCGGCGACGACGAGGTCGCCGTCGGGGCGGACGAGGTTCACGCAGGCCATCTCGTAGCCGAGGGCGCCGACCGCGCCGTCCGCGACGATCTGGAGGGTGTCGGCCTGGCTGCGCGCGGTGTTCATCTCGGCCATGACCTGGTGCAGCTGACGCAGTGACGTCAGAGGGACGTACGGCTCCTGATCGGTCTCCATGCTCGCCCTCCCCCTGCTGTCCACAGGCTTTCCGCCACTGAATCACAGCGCGCTGCTCACTCGGTACACAGGGTCAACAATTCCGTACTCCTTGTGACTCAAGTCACAGGAGAACTTGAACAATTGAGTGCAGTTTCCGCACTTTCCCGTTGCGTTCTCCGATCGCAAAGGCTGCGAACTTGCGCATATGCCGCCGGCCGGTCCGGGGCGGGTGCTTCCCGCACAGGTCCGGTCCTTTGGTCCTAGGTCCCGGCTGGGCCGGAGGCCCGATGCGGCGGGCACCGGCGGCCGATTAGCGTTTCCGGCGTGCTGAACCCTCCCTCCCCCACCGCCGCGGCCGCTTCTGTGCATGCTGAGGGGGTGAGCGACGACGAGTTCCGGGCCGCGATGTCCCGGCTGGCCGCGGGCGTGGTCCTGGTGACCGCGCAGGAACCGCCGCTGGACCCCGACGACCCGCACGCGCCGGGCGGCGAGGACGCGGGCATGACGGCCACGGCCTTCATGTCGGTCTCGCTGGACCCGCCGCTGGTGCTGGTCAGCCTGCGCACCGGGTCCCGGATGGACGACCTGCTGGACGAGCAGCCGCTCTGGGCGGTGTCCGTCCTCGCCGACCACCAGCGGCAGATCGCGGGCCGCTTCGCCATGAAGGGCCGGGTCAGCGACCGACTCCTCTTCGCCGACCTCGCCTGCGACCGCGGCGAGGTCAGCGGCGCCCCGCTGATCCCGGACGCGCTCGCCACCCTGGAGTGCCGCACCGAGCAGCGTGTCGAGGCCGGCGACCACACCCTGGTCATCGGCCGCGTCCTGACGGCCCGCGTCCCGAGCGCGGAGGGCGGCCCGCTGCTGTACTACCGGGGCCGGTACCGGCACTTGGGCTGAGGCCCGTAAATAGGGGGCGTCCGGCGGACCGCCCCGCCTAGGGTGCGCGCATGTCACTCCGTCTTGCCGAGGTCACATCCGCGAACCTGGAAACCGCTCTGGCCGTCCGCGTACGGCCCGACCAGGAGCACGCCGTCGAACCGGTCGCGCACTCGCTCGCCGAGGCGTACGTGCGTCCCGCCGGGGTGGCCTGGCCGCGGCTGATCCTCGACGGGGACGAGACGGTCGGCTTCCTGATGGCCTTTCTGGACATCGACTGGCGCGCGGACGGCGGCAGCCTGCGCCGCTCCGGACTGTGGCGGCTGAACATCGACGCAGCCCGACAGGGCAAGGGCTACGGGCGGTTCGCCGTGGAGTCGGTCGCGGCCGAACTGCGGCGGCGCGGCTGCGGGGAGCTGTACGTCACCTGGCATCCGGGGGCGGACGGCCCCGGGGAGTTCTACCGCCGGCTCGGCTTCCGCACGACCGACGAGACCAGCGGGGGCCAGACGGTCGGGGTGCTCGACCTCGGGGTCTAGCCCCAGTCCCGGCCCGAGCGGCCCCGCTTGGTGTCCGCGCGCTGCTTCTTCTCCCTGAGCCGGCGTTCGTTGATGCCGCGTGGGATGCGGGTGGGGCGGCGGGGCTTGGGCGGGGGTGCGGTGGCCTCGGCGAGGAGGGCGGCGAGGCGTACGGCGGCGGTCTCGCGGTTGCGCCACTGGGAGCGGTGCTCGGAGGACCGTACGACGATCACACCGTCCACCAGGCGGGTGGCCAGGCGTTCCAGCGCGCGTTCCTTCCACACCGGGGGGAGCGCTTCGGTGCGGGCGAGGTCGTAGCGCAGCTCCACCTGGGAGTCGCTGGTGTTGACGTGCTGGCCGCCGGGCCCGGAGGACCGCGAGAAACGCCAGGTCAGCTCGGCCTCGGGAAGCGAGACCGAGCCACGGATGAGATAGGGCCCGGACATGTGTCCCATGTTCCCGGCTCCGGGCACCCCGAGTCACCCCGATTTCCGGCACACCTGCCGAGGGCTTTCGGGCAGCTCGGTAAAAAAGGTAAAGCGGGCGGAACCTGAGGGACCCCTCCCGCCGTTCTAACCGGTGACGTAGCTTCGTCGGCAAGATACTCAAAAGGGAAGGGACTCCCAATCATGGCTGTAAGCCTGTCCAAGGGTGGCAACGTCTCGCTCACCAAGGAGGCTCCGGGCCTGACGGCCGTCACCGTGGGCCTCGGCTGGGACGTCCGCACCACCACCGGCACGGACTTCGACCTTGACGCCTCCGCCATCGCGGTCAACGGCCAGGGCAAGGTCTACTCCGACCAGCACTTCGTCTTCTTCAACAACAAGCAGACGCCGGACAGCTCCATCGTCCACACCGGCGACAACCGCACGGGCGAGGGCGACGGCGACGACGAGGCGATCAACGTCAACCTGGCCGCTCTCCCGGCCGACGTCGAGAAGATCGTCTTCCCGGTCTCCATCTACGACGCCGAGAACCGTGGCCAGAACTTCGGCCAGGTCCGCAACGCGTACATCCGCATCGTCAACCAGGCGGGCGGCGCCGAGCTCGCCCGCTACGACCTCTCCGAGGACGCGGCCACCGAGACCGCCATGGTCTTCGGCGAGCTGTACCGCAACGGCGCGGAGTGGAAGTTCCGCGCCGTCGGCCAGGGCTACGCCTCCGGCCTGGTCGGCATCGCCCAGGACTTCGGCGTGAACGTCTGAGAACGCCTGCCACCGGCTCCGGGGTTCGCCCCCGGGGCCGGTTGCGGCTTTTCCCGGGCCGGAGCCCCGCTCGCCGAACTGGCCGGGCGGGCGGGTCGAACCTCCGCCGTGGGACCATCTGACGTGCTCGACATCGGCTACGCGCTCTCCAACCGCTTCCCGGACCCCCCGCAGACGGACTACCGGCGGGCGGATGTCCGGGCGCTTCGGCACGATCTGTTCTGTGGGGACGTGTATCTGGCCGACACGAAGTCGGACCGGGAGTTGTCCACAGCCTGGGGATGGGTGCCGGTGCTGGACTTCGCGTGGGCGTTGTGCGACATCGCGGAGCAGTTGGACAAGGACCCGAGGGGCTCGCGTGCCTCCCGTCCGCAGCGCGCGGAGCTGGACTTCACCGAGTCCACCGACCGCATGCTGTTCGAGCGCCGCTTCGGCTGGGTGGACATCGAGTCGGACTGGATGCCCGCCGAGGAACCCCCGCTGAGCTTCTCGCACGCCGAGTTCCGCCGGGAGGCCCGGGACTTCCTGCACGACGTCATCGCGGACCTGACCGACATGCACGAGGACCTCGCCGAGAACCCCGCGATCTGGACCCTCCAGGCCCGCTACCCCCGTATCTCCTAGGCTCCCTCCACCTTGATCCCCAGCTCCGCCGCCAGCAGCGGGGCGAGGTCCAGCAGCTGGCCCGTGCCGATCAGGGCGCCCGAGAGCCGGTCGAGGCCGCGGGTGATCTCCAGTGGAGCGGCCCCCCGCAGGTCGACGTCCTTCAGGGTGGCGCGGGAGAGGTCGGCGGACTTCAGGGCGCAGTCGATGAACTCCACCCGCTCCAGCCGGGCCCCGCCGAAGTCCGGCTCCACCAGCACGCAAGACTCGAAGACCACGTCCTTCAGCCGCGCCTCCCGCAGGTTGAGGAAGTCGAGCTTGCCCCCGCGCACCACCACCCGCTCCAGCACCGCCCCGTGCAACTGGGCGCCGCCGAGCCGGGGCGAGCGGAACTCCACGTCCCGGAAGGTGGCCTCGGCGAGTTGCGTACCCACCCCCCGCACCCCGTCGAGCACCGAGTCCAGCACCCGCGCCCGCCCGAGCCCGGTCTCGTCCAGTACGCACCCGGTGAGCACGCAGTCCATGAACCGCGCGCCCCCGCCCTGCTGCCCCGACAGGTCGGCCCGCTGGAACTCCAGCCCGTCGTAGTCCCCGTCCCGCTCCAGCTCCGCGTCCGCCCAGGGAGCGAGCGGCGGCAGCCGCAAATCCGGCCGCCGCGCACCCCGTACCGCCGGGCCGCCGCCCGTGCCCGTAGCCCGCCTCGTCACCATGCGCCCATGCTGCACCCCCGCACTGACACCGCCCTCCCCCGAGCACCCCTCCGACGCGGATGCGGCACGCACCGATCCATGGTCTTCTGGCCAGATGAGCATCGGCCGAACGGGTGAGCGCGGTCCGGTCCCCGCCGGAACCGAGGCAGCCGATCCCCGCCGCTGGTGGGGCCTCGTCGTGATCGCGCTGGCCCAACTGATGGTGGTGCTGGACGCGACGATCGTGAACATCGCCCTGCCCTCCGCGCAGCGCGCCCTGCACATGTCCGACGGCAACCGGCAGTGGGTCATCACGGCCTACACCCTCGCCTTCGGCGGGCTCCTGCTGCTGGGCGGCCGGATCGCGGACCTGGTGGGGCGCAAACGCACCTTCGTCATCGGCCTGATCGGCTTCGCGCTGGCCTCCGCTCTGGGCGGCGCGGCGGGCAGTTCCGGAATGCTGTTCGGCGCCCGCGCCCTCCAGGGCGTGTTCGCGGCCCTGCTCGCGCCGTCCGCGCTGTCCCTGCTGACCACGACCTTCACCGACCCGCGCGAACGCGGCAAGGCGTTCGGGATCTACGGGGCGCTCGCGGGCAGCGGCTCGGCGATCGGGTTCATCCTGGGCGGGCTGCTCACCGAGTACCTGAACTGGCGCTGGTGCCTGTACGTCAACGTGCCGATCGCGGTCGTCGCCGTCCTCGGCGCCTTCGCCCTGCTGCACGACCGCCCCGGCCACGGCGGCACCGCCCGGCTCGACGTGCCCGGCGCGGTGCTCGGCTGCGGCGGTCTGGTGGCCATCGTCTACGGGTTCAGCGAGGCCGAGCCGCGCGGCTGGACCGATCCGCTGGTGCTGGCGCTGTTCGCGGTGGGCATCGCGCTGCTGGCGGTGTTCGTGTGGTGGCAGAACCGGGCACCGGACCCGCTGCTGCCGCTGCACATCGTGCGGGACCGCAACCGCGCGGGCTGCTTCCTCACCATGCTGCTCGCGGTGATCGGCATGTTCGGGCTGTTCCTGTTCATGACCTACTACCTCCAGGTCATCCTCGGCTACTCCCCCGTCCGCGCGGGCCTCGGCTTCCTGCCGCTGACCGCCGCGATCATCATCGGCTCGACCCAGATATCGGCGCGGCTGCTGAACCGGGTGGCGCCGCGCATGCTGATGGTGCCGGGCATGCTGCTGGCCTGCGCGGGGCTGCTGCTGCTCACGCGGATGACCGTGCACTCGTCGTACACCTCGGAGATCCTGCCGGCGCTGCTGCTGCTCGGGCTCGGCATGGGCCTCACCTTCATGCCGGTGTTCGCCACCGCCACGGCCGGGGTCGCCCCACGCGACTCCGGGGTCACCTCGGCGACCGTCAACACCGCCCAGCAGGTCGGCGGCTCGATCGGTACGGCCCTGCTCAACACCGTCGCCACCACCAGCGCCGCCGCCTATGTCACCGCCCACCTGCGCAGCCCGGCCGACCGGGCCACCGTGGTCCCGGCGGGCGTGGTGCACGGGTACACGGTGGCCATCTGGTGGGCGGCCGCGGTGATGCTGCTGGCCGCCGTGGTGGCGGGGCTGATGGTCACGACGAAGCCGCCCCGGCACGGGGTGTCCGCGCAGGCGCAGGTGCGGGAGTCAGTCGGCTGAGCGGGCCAGGTCCGCCAGGGCGTCGTCGGTGAGGCGGTACACGGTCCACTCGTCCTGGGGGCGGGCGCCGAGCTTGTCGTAGAAGCCGATGGCGGGGCGGTTCCAGTTCAGCACCGACCACTCCAGGCGCTCGTAGCCGCGTTCGGCGCAGATCCGGGCCAGCCCGGTGAGGAGGGCCCGGCCGTGGCCGCCGCCGCGTGCGGTGGGGCGGACGTACAGGTCCTCCAGGTGGATGCCGTGCACTCCGCGCCAGGTGGAGAAGTTCAGGAACCACAGCGCGAAGCCGGCGGGCTCGCCGGTGGTGTCGTCCACCGCGAGGTGCGCGTACGCCGCCGGGCGCTCGCCGAACAGCGCCTGGTGCAGCTGCGCCTCGGTGGCCCGCGCCTCGTCGGGCTCCTTCTCGTACTCGGCCAGCTCGCGGATCATCGTGTGGATGACGGGGACGTCGTCGGGGCGCGCGGTACGGATCATGCCCGGCAGCGTAGTCAGCCGGACGGCGCGGCCCGGCTCCGGAACGGCTTCCACGTACTCCCCCGGTCCCGCGTCAGCGGATAGCAGGCCAGCCCGATCAGCGCGGCCAGCGCGTGCCCGACGTCGGTGAAGGTCCGGCCGTCGACGAGGGGGACGGTGTAGACGGCGAGCAGCACCGCGAGGTACGCGTACCGCCAGGGCGGCGCGATCCGGTACGTCAGCACGCCCATGACCCCCGCGAGGGCGTAACTCACCCCGATATCGAGCGTGTTCACAGCCGAAGCCGGAGCATGCCCGTCGTTTATCGCCCTCAGCAGCGCCAGCTCGCTGATCAGCGTGGCCAGCACATGCGCCGCCACGCACACCACCACCCACCGGACCGTCCCCAGCCACCGCTCCGCCTGCGCGTGAAACACGCTGTACGCCACCGCGTACGGCAGCCAGCGCCCCCCGTCGATCCACATCCCACTCGTGATCAGCACCCGCACCGGGTTCTGCGACAGCTCATGAATATTGGTCGATCGCTGCCGCAAGAACTCCTTCTCGAACTCCGGCGACATGTGATGCATAGCCACAGTGGTCACAAAAAGCACCCCCAGCCACACATAGGTCCCGGGCGCGGACCGCACATAGGCCACGACCGCCCGGAACCCTCGTCGCACTCCGCCGACCCGGCTCACACCGCCAGTATGGGCGGCCGGATGCGCCGGGGCCCGGCGAGCCTCCGGTCGGCCCGGTAGGCCGATCGGGTGACCCCTCACAGACACGCCCCCGGACGGACCATCGCGCGGAATACCGGATGAAACGGTCATACCGTACGCGGTATGAAGAGATGTCACCTCGTATATCTCGCCTGTAGCGCGGCGCTCGTGAGTGCGGGTGTGGGGGCGGTCCCGGCGGCCGCCGCTCACCAGACGCTCGTGGTCCGTCCGGGCGGGTCGATCCAGAAGGCCGTCGACGCCGCGCGGGCCGGGGACACCGTGCTGGTGCTCGCCGGCACCTACCACGAGAGCGTGCAGATCGGCACGGACCGCATCACGCTGCGCGGCGCGGGCGCCCGTACGATCGTCAAGCCCGCCGCCGTCAAGACCGGCAAGGACGCCAACACCTGCGCCCAGAACGGCAACGGCATCTGCGTCCTCGGCACCAAGAAGAAGGACGTCCGGGACGTCACCGTCGCCGACCTCACCGTCACCGGGTTCGCCCGCGCCGGCGTCTTCGGCATGGCGACCGACCGCATGACGGTCCGCCATGTGCACGCCGTCGACAACGACACCTGGGGCATCGCCCAGGAGCGCTCCACGGGCGGTGTGTTCCGCGAGAACGTCGCCGAGCGCAACGGCGACGCCGGACTCTTCCTCGCCAACACCATCAAGGAGGAGGCAGGGGCGTACGACGCGGGAGGCGCCCTCGTCGAGCACAACCGCCTCGACGACAACCGCATCGGCGTCACCGTCCGCCGCCTGCGCGACGTCAACGTGCAGGACAACGGCATCAGCGGCAACTGCGCCGGTGTCTTCGTCGTCGGCGACGAGAACACCCCCAAGGCCGGTCACCTCACCGTCGCCCGCAACCGCGTCACGCAGAACAACAAGTCCTGCCCGAAGACCGAGCGCCTGCCCGCCCTCCAGGGCTCCGGCATCGTGCTGACCGGTGTCGAGCAGACCCGCGTGACCGGCAACTACGTGCGCGGCAACGCCGGCAAGTCCCCGCTCTCCGGCGGCATCGTGCTCTTCAAGAGCATGGTCGGCACCCTCGGCGAGAACAACCGCGTCGACGGCAACACCCTGTCGGCCAACGCCCCCGCGGACCTGGTGAACACCG comes from the Streptomyces seoulensis genome and includes:
- a CDS encoding ROK family protein, with protein sequence MRHVIALDVGGTSMKAALVGEDGAVLHHARRETGREGGPDAVVEGLLAFAADLRAHGAEHLGAPALAAGVAVPGTVDEATGTALYSANLGWRDVPLRALLAERLGMPVALGHDVRTGGLAEGRAGAGRGADRFLFVALGTGIAGAIGLAGGVEAGANGFAGEIGHIVVRPGGRPCPCGQTGCLERYASAAAVGTAWARLSGRPDADAADCARAVAAGDPDAARVWTEAVDALADGLVTALTLLDPGTLIVGGGLAEAGDVLFRPLGAAIERRLTFQAAPVLLPAALGDGAGCLGAALLAQDLLQHIPQTTEVRT
- the nagA gene encoding N-acetylglucosamine-6-phosphate deacetylase, translating into MADNSARPLVLTGGTVVLPTGEVPGGQVAVDGRRIAERAPEGADVLDVTGHWVVPGFVDLHNHGGGGAAFSGGAEAALTAVRTHREHGTTTLVASTVTDDLDVLARQAGILAELAEQGDIAGVHFEGPFISPCRKGAHSEALLRDPDPAEVRKLVDAARGHAKMVTLATELPGGLDSVRLLAEHGVIAAVGHTDASYEQTVAAIDAGATVATHLFNAMPPIGHRDPGPITALLEDGRVTVELINDGTHLHPAALQLAFHHAGAGRVAFITDAMDAAGSADGRYLLGPLEVEVQGGVARLVEGGSIAGSTLTLDRAFRRAVTVDGLPVADVVRALSANPARLLGMADRVGSLEPGKDADLVLLDADFALKGVMRRGEWVITPQLP
- a CDS encoding 1-phosphofructokinase family hexose kinase: MILTVTLNTALDITYRVPSLRPHAEHRVSEVVERPGGKGVNVARVLAALGYAVTVTGFAGGPTGQVLRERLAETPGITDALVPVAGPTRRTIAVVDQLVGDTTQLNEPGPHIGPAEWAAFLRAYDTLLADASAVALCGSLPPGVPVGAYAGLIRVARTAGVPVLLDTGGEPLRRGIAARPDIVKPNAAELAELTGSHEPARATRDARRRGAQAVVASLGAEGLLAATPEGHWRAAPPARLRGNPTGAGDAAVAGLLSGLVDGLTWPDRLTRATALSAAAVLAPTAGEFDPADYARLLAAATVTDEESAA
- a CDS encoding CBM35 domain-containing protein produces the protein MTPGDNGASKPEEDDPFGYLYADGQARGAQPPSGGYGYPNAVNRVRPVGERRYGQPQQTAPQQQGGYGQTTAAHYQAPETMPGGAPAPRQSSHGGGGGGGRRGPNTKGLLIGAIAVVAAVVIGISIAMLNGDSDDKNGNQADASPTQSQEAPPSPKATSTGEAGELPKADAVDDAVQLAGGAAPASDVKGAKSAGGSYVGGLNQPGASVTWTVDVPKPGKYTLNVNYGVPGKDANTTLTINGTSQNRPLNMSNFAHAPEGDWERGWTHTWANLQLQKGSNTISISCGSGNQCDVNLDQFWLEKGWRG
- the cdgB gene encoding diguanylate cyclase CdgB; the protein is METDQEPYVPLTSLRQLHQVMAEMNTARSQADTLQIVADGAVGALGYEMACVNLVRPDGDLVVAAVSGNSAAEALITGRTGSRESWDRRLGMGELWGDLVFIPHTEGWVLDDDDVPQWYTDGPAPRVPDEWHPGDRLFAPMYAPGAQGGARGGLLGVISVDRPLTGRRPGAWGREALQMYAFQAAIAISNAHLRANMQRALVRLERDQQALRASEESFRQAFEYAPSGMAIAEMGGDQHGRILRTNDALCRLLGRPASAMRRYAFSDLVHPEDIGTLLRTSAEGGRAELRLARRDGSYVWVSLRNSVVADAADGPRFLLTHVEDIEERKRRELQLAHRASHDSLTGLPNSAELRSRLAARLCRRPAHLDALDSLDAAYGHPAGAGDAHGFDFAPGAEAYDAFDHHVHTVAPEQGPDDGTKGLAVLFCDLDGFKSINDRFGHNAGDAVLIEVARRLSAGLRDGDTVARLGGDEFVILADGLGQADAADLAVRLRNEIIQPIRAEGRAVRVGASFGIGWAHCGMTADEVLKSADERMYVEKRSRPKQHRRAG
- a CDS encoding flavin reductase family protein, with the translated sequence MSRLAAGVVLVTAQEPPLDPDDPHAPGGEDAGMTATAFMSVSLDPPLVLVSLRTGSRMDDLLDEQPLWAVSVLADHQRQIAGRFAMKGRVSDRLLFADLACDRGEVSGAPLIPDALATLECRTEQRVEAGDHTLVIGRVLTARVPSAEGGPLLYYRGRYRHLG